TTCCGCGCGGCGCTCGGCGTAGCGCGCCACGATCGTACGGCGCTGTTCGTCGCGGGCGATCTTGGACTTCTTGGCCATCAGCGATCCTCGCGGAAGTCGACGTGGCGGCGCAGGATCGGATCGTATTTGCGCAGCACCAGGCGGTCGGGGTCGTTGCGGCGGTTCTTGCGGGTGACGTAGGTGTACCCGGTGCCGCCGGTGGAACGGAGTTTGACGATGGGCCGAATCTCGTTGCTGCGCGCCATCAGATCTTCTCGCCACGAGAGCGCAGACGCGCCACGACCGCCTCGATGCCGTCGCGATCGATGGTCTTGATGCCTTTGGCCGAGACCCGCAGGGTGACGCGGCGGCCCTCGCTGGGCAGGAAGTAGGTCTTGCGCTGGATATTCGGATCCCAGCGCCGGTTGGTCCGGACGTGGGAGTGCGATACGGATCGGCCGAAGCCCGGCTTGCGGCCGGTGACCTGGCAGTGGGCCGACATGGGGCCGCCTTTCTGAAAATCATTTTCGACAATGACCGAAGCGGACTGTACCGTGTGAGTTCAGGAAATGAAAATCATTATCGAAAGGGGTTTCGGTGGTGTCACATCCCGACCGCCGCACGCCCGTCGTGCTGTTGGCGGGCTTTCGAGGACCGGTCGCGGACGGTATGGATCACATCGCGCGGCTACTGGGCGAGGTGCCCGGCACCGTGGTCGTGCGACACGACCTGAGCTCACTGCACGAGGGTGTGGTCCGCCGCGGCGTCCGGCTCGGCGGCTACGAGACCGAGACCGTGCACGAACTCGCGCACGGCTGTATCTCCTGCACGCTGCGGGCCGACCTGCTGCCACTGCTGTTGCGATTGGCGGCGCGAGATTCGGTGCACCGCATCGTGATCGCCCTGGATCCCGCGTTCGAGGCCGAGGCGGTATGCCATGCGATCGACCAGGTTCCGGTGGCCGGAACGGTGGGCCGGGTGGACGGTCCGGCCGGTCGCGATGTCCGTATCGAAGCGGTGATCACGGGTCTGGACGCGCGGACGTGGCTGGCGGAGGCGTTGAGTGACGAGACGCTCGGCGAGCGAGAGGGCGGCGTCGGCGAGGATGACCGCACGGTCGCCCAGCTCGCGGTCGGTCAGGTCGAATTCGCCGACGCCACGGTGATTTTCGGCTCCGACGGGGTGAGTGACGGGGAACGTGAGGTGTTGCGGTCGGTCCTGGACCGGCTGACTCCGCGGGCGCCGTCGATCTGGGCCGGGGACGGCCGGGACATCGGCGGCGGGCGCATCGATATGCTGCTGGACCGGATTCCCGCCGATAGCCGGCGCGGCCGCGTCTTCGACGCGCACGAACCACTGTTGCGGGGGCAGCCGCCGCTGATCGAGGAGAACGGTGTCGGGCTGATCGAATTCGCCACCGATCGGCCGTTCCATCCCGCCCGTCTGCACGAGGCCCTGGATGTGTTGTTCGAGGGCGTGATCACGGCCCGCGGGCGGATCTGGCTGGCCACTCAGCCCGACCGGGTGGTGTGGCTGGAATCGGCCGGCGGGGGACTGCGCGTCGGCGACGCCGGGACCTGGCTCGCCGCGATGAGCTCCGCGGAAGTCGCCGCCGCCGATCCCGCTCGGCGGGCCCTGGCCGCGCTGCGCTGGGACTCCGATTTCGGTGATCGCGATATCTCGCTGACCGTGCTCACCTGCGGCGCCGATCCGGACGAGATCCGCGCCGCACTGCACCGGGCCCTGCTCGACGATGCCGAGCTGATCCTGCTGCGCAGTGCGCCCGAACTGGTCGCGCACTGGGCCGATCCGTTCGGCGAGTTCCACGAAGA
The genomic region above belongs to Nocardia spumae and contains:
- the mrf gene encoding ribosome hibernation factor-recruiting GTPase MRF; this translates as MVSHPDRRTPVVLLAGFRGPVADGMDHIARLLGEVPGTVVVRHDLSSLHEGVVRRGVRLGGYETETVHELAHGCISCTLRADLLPLLLRLAARDSVHRIVIALDPAFEAEAVCHAIDQVPVAGTVGRVDGPAGRDVRIEAVITGLDARTWLAEALSDETLGEREGGVGEDDRTVAQLAVGQVEFADATVIFGSDGVSDGEREVLRSVLDRLTPRAPSIWAGDGRDIGGGRIDMLLDRIPADSRRGRVFDAHEPLLRGQPPLIEENGVGLIEFATDRPFHPARLHEALDVLFEGVITARGRIWLATQPDRVVWLESAGGGLRVGDAGTWLAAMSSAEVAAADPARRALAALRWDSDFGDRDISLTVLTCGADPDEIRAALHRALLDDAELILLRSAPELVAHWADPFGEFHEDLCEAIESDATGSRGVESRPKER
- the rpmG gene encoding 50S ribosomal protein L33, with amino-acid sequence MARSNEIRPIVKLRSTGGTGYTYVTRKNRRNDPDRLVLRKYDPILRRHVDFREDR
- the rpmB gene encoding 50S ribosomal protein L28 — protein: MSAHCQVTGRKPGFGRSVSHSHVRTNRRWDPNIQRKTYFLPSEGRRVTLRVSAKGIKTIDRDGIEAVVARLRSRGEKI